A genomic segment from Barrientosiimonas humi encodes:
- a CDS encoding glycosyltransferase 87 family protein, translating into MTEDRRSRVPRWLLAYAVVVVGTVPWMVLYLLRPDDQHWMVDLEVYREAGLSNLVGRPVYEWFTPPPQNLPFTYPPFASILAIPLALLPFRVVGWIWFYLQLLATLGIVRYAGAGLIARATRVPGWLLWGGLTLAAAATLPVADGLRYGQVNAFLILGCLLDVVRPRAGRWLDRIPQGVLVGAAAAIKLTPAIFVVHLVLTRQWRAAATAAGTAIGITLATFVLLPGPSFAFWGGALQDPERLGRNDGTANQSLRGVLLRLGPDGLAGDLLWLALVAVVLVVGLGSARRAHLAGDRLLAFCLVATTALLVSPVSWTHHFHWLLPTMVLLVATRRRAYVLAGVALWLTFVLHLTWWAHWRLVDQVIFEPSLSTGDPFWTVLHNSYAIAAVLTVILLARLAAQRSRPDAAPPADAARPSAPSVPATPRRG; encoded by the coding sequence GTGACCGAGGACCGCCGGAGCCGGGTGCCGCGCTGGCTGTTGGCGTACGCCGTGGTCGTGGTGGGGACCGTGCCGTGGATGGTGCTCTACCTGCTGCGCCCCGACGACCAGCACTGGATGGTCGACCTCGAGGTCTATCGCGAGGCGGGCCTGTCGAACCTCGTCGGGCGGCCGGTCTACGAGTGGTTCACCCCGCCCCCGCAGAACCTCCCCTTCACCTATCCGCCGTTCGCGTCGATCCTGGCAATCCCGTTGGCGCTGCTGCCGTTTCGCGTGGTCGGCTGGATCTGGTTCTACCTGCAGCTGCTCGCGACCCTCGGCATCGTCCGGTACGCCGGCGCCGGCCTGATCGCGCGCGCCACCCGGGTGCCGGGCTGGCTGCTGTGGGGCGGGCTCACCCTCGCCGCGGCCGCGACGCTGCCGGTGGCCGACGGGCTGCGCTACGGCCAGGTCAACGCCTTCCTCATCCTCGGCTGCCTGCTCGACGTGGTGCGTCCGCGCGCCGGCCGCTGGCTCGACCGCATCCCGCAGGGCGTGCTGGTCGGCGCGGCCGCGGCCATCAAGCTCACGCCCGCGATCTTCGTGGTGCACCTGGTGCTGACCCGGCAGTGGCGCGCCGCCGCGACGGCCGCGGGCACCGCGATCGGCATCACGCTCGCGACGTTCGTGCTGCTGCCGGGGCCGTCGTTCGCGTTCTGGGGCGGAGCGCTGCAGGACCCCGAGCGGCTCGGCCGCAACGACGGCACCGCCAACCAGTCGCTGCGCGGCGTGCTGCTGCGGCTCGGCCCCGACGGGCTGGCCGGCGACCTGCTGTGGCTCGCCCTCGTCGCGGTCGTGCTGGTCGTCGGGCTCGGCTCGGCCCGCCGCGCCCACCTCGCCGGCGACCGGCTGCTGGCGTTCTGCCTCGTCGCGACCACGGCGCTGCTGGTCTCACCCGTGTCGTGGACCCACCACTTCCACTGGCTCCTGCCCACGATGGTGCTGCTCGTCGCGACCCGGCGCCGGGCGTACGTCCTCGCCGGCGTGGCCCTGTGGCTCACCTTCGTGCTGCACCTGACCTGGTGGGCGCACTGGCGGCTGGTGGACCAGGTGATCTTCGAGCCGTCGCTCAGCACCGGCGACCCGTTCTGGACGGTGCTGCACAACTCCTACGCGATCGCGGCGGTGCTCACCGTGATCCTGCTGGCGCGTCTTGCCGCGCAGCGGTCTCGGCCGGACGCCGCGCCGCCTGCCGACGCAGCACGTCCTTCGGCGCCGAGCGTCCCTGCCACGCCGCGACGAGGATGA
- a CDS encoding DUF4446 family protein — translation MSPTLVAAVAAVVALVALLLALGAQLRVAALRRRLAAVGADGSADPAAAAAREHERLTRLGAEVDALRTRLDAVDGHVAAGLRHVAVVRYDAFGDMGGRLSFSAALVDDAGDGLVLSSIHARGESRTYAKGIVAGSSEITLTPEEQQALAAARTDRADA, via the coding sequence GTGAGCCCCACCCTCGTCGCCGCGGTCGCGGCCGTCGTCGCGCTGGTCGCGCTGCTGCTCGCGCTCGGCGCGCAGCTGCGGGTCGCCGCGCTGCGCCGCCGGCTCGCTGCGGTCGGGGCCGACGGCAGCGCCGACCCGGCCGCCGCGGCGGCTCGCGAGCACGAGCGGCTCACCCGGCTCGGGGCCGAGGTCGACGCGCTGCGCACCCGGCTCGACGCGGTCGACGGTCACGTCGCGGCCGGGCTGCGACACGTCGCGGTCGTGCGCTACGACGCGTTCGGCGACATGGGCGGGCGGCTGAGCTTCTCGGCCGCGCTCGTCGACGACGCCGGTGACGGGCTGGTGCTCTCCTCCATCCACGCGCGCGGCGAGTCGCGCACCTATGCGAAGGGCATCGTGGCCGGCAGCAGCGAGATCACCCTGACCCCCGAGGAGCAGCAGGCGCTCGCCGCTGCCCGCACCGACCGGGCCGACGCCTGA
- the pheA gene encoding prephenate dehydratase has protein sequence MRHGYFGPRGTFTQMALARWLGDDDALAAATAYATVPAALEGVRAGEVDAVMVPIENSVEGGVSATLDALNSADPLAIQGEVLVPITFVLAAPGGVELASVRTVGTHSHAWSQVRGWMARELPEAAYVPTLSTAAAAEGLAEGGATYDVAVCAPLAAEVFGLDVLADDIGDNRSAVTRFVLVGRPGQVPEPTGADKTTLVLYQHEDHPGGLLELLEQFAARGINLSRLESRPTGAAMGSYCFSVDVDGHLAEERVGEALVGLRRVCADVRFLGSYPRADARRAQVPATADDAAYADARAWLRSLRT, from the coding sequence ATGCGCCACGGATACTTCGGCCCGCGCGGCACGTTCACCCAGATGGCCCTCGCCCGGTGGCTGGGCGACGACGACGCGCTCGCGGCGGCGACGGCGTACGCCACCGTGCCGGCGGCCCTCGAGGGGGTGCGCGCCGGCGAGGTCGACGCGGTCATGGTCCCCATCGAGAACTCCGTCGAGGGCGGCGTCTCGGCCACGCTCGACGCGCTCAACAGCGCCGACCCGCTCGCCATCCAGGGCGAGGTGCTGGTGCCGATCACGTTCGTGCTGGCCGCGCCGGGCGGGGTCGAGCTGGCGTCGGTGCGCACCGTCGGCACCCACTCCCACGCCTGGTCGCAGGTGCGCGGCTGGATGGCGCGCGAGCTTCCCGAGGCGGCCTACGTGCCGACCCTGTCGACCGCCGCCGCGGCCGAGGGGCTCGCCGAGGGCGGGGCGACGTACGACGTCGCGGTCTGCGCGCCGCTCGCCGCCGAGGTCTTCGGGCTCGACGTGCTCGCCGACGACATCGGCGACAACCGTTCTGCCGTCACGCGATTCGTGCTCGTCGGCCGGCCGGGCCAGGTGCCCGAGCCGACCGGCGCGGACAAGACGACGCTGGTGCTCTACCAGCACGAGGACCACCCCGGTGGCCTGCTGGAGCTGCTCGAGCAGTTCGCCGCCCGCGGCATCAACCTGAGCCGGCTGGAGTCGCGCCCGACGGGAGCGGCGATGGGGTCGTACTGCTTCTCCGTCGACGTCGACGGGCACCTCGCCGAGGAGCGGGTGGGCGAGGCCCTGGTCGGGCTGCGCCGGGTCTGCGCCGACGTGCGCTTCCTCGGCTCCTACCCCCGCGCCGACGCCCGGCGCGCCCAGGTCCCGGCCACCGCCGACGACGCCGCCTACGCCGACGCCCGCGCCTGGCTCCGCTCCCTGCGCACCTGA
- a CDS encoding aspartate kinase, whose translation MALVVQKYGGSSVGDADSLHRVARRIVQTREAGHDVAVVVSAMGDTTDDLLDLTRQITREPTARELDMLLTAGERISMALLAMAIHELDHPAVSFTGAQAGLRTTDDFGAARILEVTPDRITETLRSGAVAIVAGFQGWSDDDVTTLGRGGSDTTAVALAAALDADVCEIYTDVDGLYSADPRVVSHAQQLPVLTSEEALELSAHGAKILHLRSVELARRHGVPLHVRSSFGTGAGTWVTDDPTVVPPDHPTVPGSNREESVEEPVISGVAHSHDQSKVTVVGVPDVPGTAAAIFAVMTGAVSTVDMVGQTHTAADTGLIDFSFALPVEDGRRAMDALRAAQERLGFADITYTDAVGKVSVVGVGMRSTPEVPAQLFEALAQAGITVHLIATSEIRLSAVVDEDQLEEATRVLHEAFGLGAEDEAVVHAGSGR comes from the coding sequence ATGGCCCTGGTCGTTCAGAAGTACGGCGGTTCGTCCGTCGGTGACGCTGATTCTCTCCACCGAGTCGCCCGCAGGATCGTGCAGACGCGTGAGGCAGGCCACGACGTCGCGGTCGTGGTGTCCGCGATGGGAGACACCACCGACGACCTGCTCGATCTCACCCGCCAGATCACCCGAGAACCCACTGCCCGCGAGCTCGACATGCTCCTCACCGCGGGGGAGCGCATCTCGATGGCCCTGCTGGCCATGGCGATCCACGAGCTCGACCACCCCGCGGTGTCCTTCACCGGAGCCCAGGCGGGTCTGCGCACCACCGACGACTTCGGGGCGGCGCGCATCCTGGAGGTGACGCCGGACCGCATCACCGAGACCCTGCGCAGCGGCGCCGTCGCGATCGTGGCCGGCTTCCAGGGCTGGTCCGACGACGACGTCACCACCCTCGGGCGCGGCGGCTCCGACACCACCGCGGTGGCGCTGGCCGCCGCCCTCGACGCCGACGTCTGCGAGATCTACACCGACGTCGACGGCCTCTACTCCGCCGACCCGCGCGTGGTCTCGCACGCCCAGCAGCTGCCCGTGCTCACCAGCGAGGAGGCGCTGGAGCTGTCGGCCCACGGCGCCAAGATCCTGCACCTGCGCTCGGTCGAGCTGGCCCGTCGGCACGGCGTGCCGCTGCACGTGCGCTCCAGCTTCGGCACCGGCGCGGGCACCTGGGTCACCGACGACCCGACGGTCGTCCCGCCCGACCACCCCACCGTCCCCGGCAGCAATCGAGAGGAATCTGTGGAAGAACCCGTCATCAGTGGCGTCGCTCACAGCCACGACCAGTCCAAGGTGACCGTCGTCGGGGTGCCCGACGTGCCCGGCACCGCCGCCGCGATCTTCGCCGTCATGACCGGCGCCGTGTCCACCGTCGACATGGTCGGTCAGACCCACACCGCCGCCGACACCGGCCTCATCGACTTCTCCTTCGCCCTCCCGGTCGAGGACGGGCGACGCGCGATGGACGCCCTGCGCGCGGCGCAGGAGCGGCTCGGCTTCGCCGACATCACCTACACCGATGCCGTCGGCAAGGTCTCGGTCGTGGGGGTCGGCATGCGCTCCACGCCCGAGGTGCCCGCGCAGCTGTTCGAGGCGCTGGCCCAGGCCGGCATCACCGTGCACCTCATCGCGACCTCCGAGATCCGCCTGTCGGCCGTCGTCGACGAGGACCAGCTGGAGGAAGCCACCCGCGTCCTGCACGAGGCCTTCGGTCTCGGCGCCGAGGACGAGGCGGTCGTCCACGCCGGGAGCGGCCGATGA
- the ectA gene encoding diaminobutyrate acetyltransferase, producing MSLDAPEQTVVLRHPWLHDGAEMWRVARDSKRLDLNTPYAYMLWTRDFHATSLVAEVDGTVVGFVTGYWRPEEPTTLMVWQIAVDETQRGKGLAGRMLDEIVARTDAYSLETTIVADNPASNRLFASFAERHAAQHTVTDLFAEEHFPDEDEWQAELLHRITPLRREGLRRTTALA from the coding sequence ATGAGCCTCGACGCCCCCGAGCAGACCGTCGTCCTGCGCCACCCGTGGCTGCACGACGGTGCCGAGATGTGGCGGGTCGCGCGCGACAGCAAGCGGCTCGACCTCAACACGCCGTACGCCTACATGCTGTGGACCCGCGACTTCCACGCGACCAGCCTGGTCGCCGAGGTCGACGGCACCGTGGTCGGGTTCGTCACCGGATACTGGCGGCCCGAGGAGCCGACCACCCTCATGGTCTGGCAGATCGCGGTCGACGAGACCCAGCGCGGGAAGGGCCTGGCCGGCCGGATGCTCGACGAGATCGTGGCCCGCACCGACGCCTACAGCCTCGAGACCACGATCGTCGCCGACAACCCGGCGTCGAACCGGCTCTTCGCGTCGTTCGCCGAGCGGCACGCAGCGCAGCACACCGTCACCGACCTGTTCGCCGAGGAGCACTTCCCCGACGAGGACGAGTGGCAGGCCGAGCTGCTGCACCGCATCACCCCGCTGCGGCGGGAGGGCCTGCGCAGGACCACCGCACTGGCCTGA
- the ectB gene encoding diaminobutyrate--2-oxoglutarate transaminase — translation MTIANPTDTAAAGTSADQASSVFERRESVVRSYCRSWPVVFDRASGAEQTTEDGQTFLDFFSGAGALNYGHNHPVLKQALLDYLGTDRVIHSLDMFSVAKREFLEAFEEHILIPRGLDYRVQLPGPTGTNSVETALKIARKATGREQVVSFTNAFHGMTMGSLAVTGNSMKRKGAGIPLHHTTTAPYDDYLGGDTTDFLWLERVWSDSGSGVDLPAAVIVETVQGEGGLNAARAEWLRALADLCRRFEVLLVVDDVQAGCGRTGTFFSFEEAGIVPDVVCLSKSLSGLGLPFSVTLMRPELDLWEPGEHNGTFRGFNPAFVTATAALREFWSDDELAATVRERGDQLRRGLEAIGADTGGHYRGRGLLAGLHFDDPEVAERVAAEAFDRGLLVETSGPESEVVKVMPPLTISAADLDRGIGLLGDAVRAATPA, via the coding sequence ATGACCATCGCCAACCCCACCGACACCGCCGCGGCTGGCACGAGCGCCGACCAGGCGTCCTCGGTCTTCGAGCGCCGTGAGTCGGTCGTCCGGTCCTACTGCCGCTCCTGGCCGGTCGTCTTCGACCGCGCCTCGGGCGCCGAGCAGACCACCGAGGACGGCCAGACCTTCCTCGACTTCTTCTCCGGAGCGGGTGCCCTCAACTACGGGCACAACCACCCGGTGCTGAAGCAGGCGCTGCTGGACTACCTCGGCACCGACCGGGTCATCCACTCCCTCGACATGTTCTCCGTCGCCAAGCGCGAGTTCCTCGAGGCCTTCGAGGAGCACATCCTCATCCCCCGCGGGCTCGACTACCGGGTGCAGCTGCCCGGCCCGACCGGCACGAACTCGGTCGAGACCGCGCTCAAGATCGCGCGCAAGGCGACGGGCCGCGAGCAGGTCGTCTCGTTCACCAACGCCTTCCACGGCATGACGATGGGTTCCCTTGCGGTCACCGGGAACTCGATGAAGCGCAAGGGTGCCGGCATCCCGCTGCACCACACCACGACCGCGCCGTACGACGACTACCTCGGCGGCGACACGACCGACTTCCTGTGGCTCGAGCGGGTCTGGTCCGACAGCGGGTCCGGCGTCGACCTGCCGGCGGCGGTCATCGTCGAGACCGTGCAGGGCGAGGGTGGCCTGAACGCCGCCCGCGCCGAGTGGCTGCGCGCGCTGGCCGACCTGTGCCGCCGTTTCGAGGTGCTGCTCGTCGTCGACGACGTGCAGGCCGGCTGCGGGCGCACCGGCACGTTCTTCTCGTTCGAGGAGGCCGGCATCGTGCCCGACGTCGTGTGCCTGTCGAAGTCGCTGTCCGGGCTCGGCCTGCCGTTCTCGGTCACCCTCATGCGTCCCGAGCTGGACCTGTGGGAGCCGGGTGAGCACAACGGCACCTTCCGCGGCTTCAACCCCGCGTTCGTCACCGCGACGGCGGCGCTGCGCGAGTTCTGGTCCGACGACGAGCTCGCCGCGACCGTGCGCGAGCGGGGCGACCAGCTGCGCCGCGGGCTCGAGGCGATCGGCGCCGACACCGGCGGTCACTACCGCGGGCGCGGCCTGCTCGCCGGCCTGCACTTCGACGACCCCGAGGTCGCCGAGCGGGTCGCCGCCGAGGCGTTCGACCGCGGCCTGCTGGTCGAGACCTCCGGGCCGGAGAGCGAGGTCGTCAAGGTGATGCCGCCGCTCACGATCTCCGCGGCCGACCTCGACCGCGGCATCGGTCTGCTCGGCGACGCCGTGCGTGCGGCGACGCCCGCCTGA
- a CDS encoding ectoine synthase, whose product MKVIHLDELNDTDRDVDHGNWRSRRFVLASDKVGFSFHDTLLRAGTETEMWYANHVEAVYVYEGTGTLVNRDTGEEFALRPGTMYLLNDHDKHTVRADTDIRTACVFNPPVTGREVHDEDGVYPLLQEA is encoded by the coding sequence ATGAAGGTGATTCACCTCGACGAGCTCAACGACACCGACCGCGACGTCGACCACGGCAACTGGCGCAGCCGCCGGTTCGTGCTCGCCTCCGACAAGGTCGGCTTCTCCTTCCACGACACCCTGCTGCGCGCCGGCACCGAGACCGAGATGTGGTACGCCAACCACGTCGAGGCGGTGTACGTCTACGAGGGCACGGGCACGCTCGTGAACCGCGACACGGGGGAGGAGTTCGCGCTGCGCCCCGGCACGATGTACCTGCTGAACGACCACGACAAGCACACCGTCCGGGCCGACACCGACATCCGCACGGCCTGCGTCTTCAACCCGCCCGTCACCGGGCGCGAGGTGCACGACGAGGACGGCGTCTACCCGCTGCTGCAGGAGGCGTGA
- the thpD gene encoding ectoine hydroxylase, which yields MTISTDTTTDLYPTRQAAQPTVLDRTEPVVHGSAGDGPFDAAGLADLERTGYAQIPDLVTADEVARMNAELERLAQDPKVLDDERTIVEADSVADIAVRSIFQVHETNEVFRAIAHDPRVVDRARQVLGSDVYLHQSRVNFKPGFFGKDFSWHSDFETWHAEDGMPTPRAISVSISLTDNYTFNGPLMIMPGSHRKYVSCVGETPDDNYKQSLVMQGAGTPDRAVLEEFAQTYGIDVLTGSAGGATMFDSNCMHASNGNVTPFARSNVFLVFNSVENACVEPFAAPTPRPDFLGARDHTAI from the coding sequence TTGACCATCTCCACCGACACGACGACCGACCTGTACCCCACTCGCCAGGCGGCGCAGCCGACGGTGCTGGACCGGACCGAGCCCGTGGTGCACGGGTCCGCCGGCGACGGCCCGTTCGACGCGGCCGGGCTGGCCGACCTCGAGCGCACCGGCTACGCGCAGATCCCCGACCTGGTCACCGCCGACGAGGTCGCCCGGATGAACGCCGAGCTGGAGCGCCTGGCCCAGGACCCGAAGGTGCTCGACGACGAGCGCACGATCGTCGAGGCCGACAGCGTCGCCGACATCGCGGTGCGCTCGATCTTCCAGGTGCACGAGACCAACGAGGTGTTCCGGGCGATCGCGCACGACCCGCGCGTCGTCGACCGGGCGCGGCAGGTGCTCGGGTCGGACGTCTACCTGCACCAGAGCCGGGTGAACTTCAAGCCGGGATTCTTCGGCAAGGACTTCTCCTGGCACTCCGACTTCGAGACCTGGCACGCCGAGGACGGCATGCCGACCCCGCGCGCGATCAGCGTCTCGATCTCGCTGACCGACAACTACACCTTCAACGGGCCGCTGATGATCATGCCCGGGTCGCACCGCAAGTACGTCTCGTGCGTGGGTGAGACCCCCGACGACAACTACAAGCAGTCGCTGGTGATGCAGGGGGCGGGCACGCCCGACCGGGCGGTCCTGGAGGAGTTCGCGCAGACGTACGGCATCGACGTGCTCACCGGATCCGCAGGCGGGGCAACGATGTTCGACTCCAACTGCATGCACGCCTCGAACGGCAACGTGACGCCGTTCGCGCGCTCGAACGTGTTCCTCGTCTTCAACTCGGTCGAGAACGCCTGCGTCGAGCCGTTCGCGGCGCCGACCCCGCGCCCGGACTTCCTCGGCGCGCGCGACCACACCGCCATCTGA
- a CDS encoding bifunctional allantoicase/(S)-ureidoglycine aminohydrolase, producing MTEQSAPYYVPRGGLPGQKELTTERAVFTEAYAVLPRRTMTDIVTSFLPFWEGMRMWIIARPLSGFAETFSQYIVEVSPGGGSDRPELDPDAEGVLFVTTGRLDLTIDDQQHTLEAGGYAYLPPGQRWTLRNTGDEVAGFHWVRKAYMRVEGVDVPEAFVTNEKDVEPIPMPDTDGAWVTTRFVDTADMRHDMHVNIVTFQPGGAIPFPETHVMEHGLYVLEGKAVYLLNSDWVEVQEGDFMWLRAFCPQACYAGGPGPFRYLLYKDVNRHAPLRGYLH from the coding sequence ATGACCGAGCAGAGCGCGCCCTACTACGTCCCCCGCGGGGGTCTTCCCGGCCAGAAGGAGCTGACCACCGAGCGGGCGGTCTTCACCGAGGCCTACGCCGTGCTGCCGCGGCGCACGATGACCGACATCGTCACGAGCTTCCTGCCGTTCTGGGAGGGCATGCGCATGTGGATCATCGCGCGCCCGCTCTCCGGCTTCGCCGAGACGTTCTCGCAGTACATCGTCGAGGTCTCCCCCGGCGGCGGCAGCGACCGGCCCGAGCTCGACCCCGACGCCGAGGGCGTGCTGTTCGTGACCACCGGCCGGCTCGACCTGACGATCGACGACCAGCAGCACACCCTCGAGGCCGGCGGCTACGCCTACCTCCCGCCGGGCCAGCGGTGGACCCTGCGCAACACCGGCGACGAGGTGGCCGGGTTCCACTGGGTGCGCAAGGCATACATGCGGGTCGAGGGGGTCGACGTGCCCGAGGCCTTCGTCACCAACGAGAAGGACGTCGAGCCGATCCCGATGCCCGACACCGACGGTGCGTGGGTCACGACCCGCTTCGTCGACACCGCCGACATGCGGCACGACATGCACGTCAACATCGTGACGTTCCAGCCGGGCGGGGCGATCCCCTTCCCCGAGACCCACGTCATGGAGCACGGCCTGTACGTCCTCGAGGGCAAGGCCGTCTACCTGCTCAACTCCGACTGGGTCGAGGTGCAGGAGGGCGACTTCATGTGGCTGCGCGCCTTCTGCCCGCAGGCGTGCTACGCGGGCGGCCCCGGCCCGTTCCGCTACCTGCTCTACAAGGACGTCAACCGGCACGCGCCGCTGCGCGGATACCTGCACTGA
- the allB gene encoding allantoinase AllB — translation MSTQPFDLVIRADRAVVDGAERPASVGVRRGRVAEIGPRDADWSAAAEVVLADDEVLIPGMVDTHVHVNEPGRTEWEGFASATRAALRGGTTTIVDMPLNSLPPTTTVDALEIKQKAADGQCFVDVGFWGGAVPGNVEDLLPLHDAGVFGFKCFLIDSGVPEFPPLSPKQLREHMRRTALIGALMIVHAESAAEIDAAPTVPGPRYADFVASRPDASEVSAIKVVIDTMRETGSRAHILHLSSAEALPLIRDAKREGLPLTVETCPHYLSFTAEAIRDGSTAHKCCPPIRSSENQTRLWKALADGTIDCVVSDHSPSTADLKTDDFQTAWGGVASVQVALAAVWTGARERGHGLADVVRWMSERSAQVAGLQHKGGIRVGADADLVAFAPDEVTHVTAAGLEHKNPVTAYDELDLTGVARRVWLRGNEISTERADGRFLERGEA, via the coding sequence ATGAGCACCCAACCCTTCGACCTCGTGATCCGAGCCGACCGTGCGGTCGTCGACGGCGCCGAGCGCCCGGCGAGCGTGGGCGTACGTCGGGGTCGGGTGGCCGAGATCGGCCCGCGCGACGCCGACTGGTCCGCCGCCGCCGAGGTGGTGCTGGCCGACGACGAGGTGCTGATCCCCGGGATGGTCGACACCCACGTGCACGTCAACGAGCCCGGCCGCACCGAGTGGGAGGGCTTCGCCAGCGCGACCCGCGCGGCGCTGCGCGGCGGCACCACGACGATCGTCGACATGCCGCTCAACTCGCTGCCGCCGACGACCACCGTCGACGCGCTCGAGATCAAGCAGAAGGCCGCCGACGGGCAGTGCTTCGTCGACGTGGGCTTCTGGGGCGGGGCGGTGCCGGGCAACGTCGAGGACCTGCTGCCGCTGCACGATGCCGGCGTCTTCGGCTTCAAGTGCTTCCTCATCGACTCGGGGGTGCCGGAGTTCCCGCCGCTGTCGCCCAAGCAGCTGCGCGAACACATGCGACGCACCGCGCTGATCGGCGCGCTGATGATCGTGCACGCCGAGAGCGCCGCCGAGATCGACGCAGCCCCAACGGTTCCCGGCCCTCGCTATGCCGACTTCGTCGCCTCGCGCCCCGACGCGAGCGAGGTCAGCGCGATCAAGGTCGTCATCGACACGATGCGCGAGACCGGGTCGCGGGCACACATCCTGCACCTGTCGAGCGCCGAGGCGCTGCCGCTGATCCGCGACGCGAAGCGCGAGGGGCTGCCGCTCACCGTCGAGACCTGCCCGCACTACCTGTCGTTCACGGCCGAGGCCATCCGCGACGGGTCGACCGCGCACAAGTGCTGCCCGCCGATCCGCAGCAGCGAGAACCAGACTCGGCTGTGGAAGGCGCTGGCCGACGGCACGATCGACTGCGTCGTCAGCGACCACAGCCCGAGCACGGCCGACCTCAAGACCGACGACTTCCAGACCGCCTGGGGCGGGGTCGCCTCGGTGCAGGTCGCGCTGGCCGCCGTGTGGACCGGCGCGCGTGAGCGCGGGCACGGCCTGGCCGACGTCGTGCGCTGGATGAGCGAGCGGTCGGCGCAGGTGGCCGGGCTGCAGCACAAGGGCGGCATCCGGGTCGGCGCCGACGCCGACCTGGTGGCCTTCGCCCCCGACGAGGTGACCCACGTGACGGCTGCCGGGCTCGAGCACAAGAACCCGGTGACCGCCTACGACGAGCTCGACCTGACCGGCGTCGCGCGCCGAGTCTGGTTGCGCGGCAACGAGATCAGCACGGAGCGGGCCGACGGCCGCTTCCTGGAGCGAGGAGAGGCATGA
- a CDS encoding glycerate kinase — MRIVVAVDKFKGSLTAAEAAEHLARGLGDGRPDVEVVRVPVADGGDGTLEAALAAGFERVPVRVSGPTGEPVDTAIAVRQGTAVVELAATCGLELLPGGRLEPLTASTLGAGQAIDAAIESGCRTVIFGLGGSASTDAGAGILTALGARLLDASGAEVPLGGAGLDEVATVDLDPALERVRDVDLVLASDVDNPLTGEHGAAAVYGPQKGATEADVARLDAALGRFAGLVRESTGRDVADEPGAGAAGGAGYAAYLLGGTFRQGIELVLELARIDDHLAGADLVITGEGSLDEQSLHGKAPVGVADAAARHGVPVVAVAGRVTVDDDRLRAAGIERAYALTELTDDQEESMTRAGALLETLAPRILADRPETETREQDRR, encoded by the coding sequence ATGCGCATCGTCGTCGCCGTCGACAAGTTCAAGGGCTCGCTCACCGCAGCCGAGGCTGCCGAGCACCTGGCCCGCGGGCTGGGCGACGGGCGTCCGGACGTCGAGGTCGTCCGGGTGCCCGTCGCCGACGGCGGCGACGGCACGCTCGAGGCGGCGCTGGCCGCCGGCTTCGAGCGGGTGCCGGTGCGGGTGAGCGGCCCGACCGGCGAGCCGGTCGACACCGCCATCGCCGTACGCCAGGGCACCGCGGTCGTCGAACTCGCCGCCACCTGTGGTCTCGAGCTGCTCCCCGGCGGGCGGCTCGAGCCGCTGACCGCCTCGACGCTCGGCGCCGGTCAGGCGATCGACGCGGCGATCGAGTCGGGTTGCCGCACGGTCATCTTCGGCCTGGGCGGCAGCGCCAGCACCGACGCCGGGGCGGGGATCCTCACCGCGCTCGGCGCCCGGCTGCTCGACGCCTCGGGCGCCGAGGTCCCGCTCGGCGGAGCCGGGCTCGACGAGGTCGCGACGGTCGACCTCGACCCCGCCCTGGAGCGGGTGCGCGACGTCGACCTGGTGCTCGCCAGCGACGTGGACAACCCGCTGACCGGCGAGCACGGCGCGGCCGCCGTCTACGGCCCGCAGAAGGGCGCGACCGAGGCCGACGTCGCGCGGCTCGACGCGGCGCTCGGCAGGTTCGCCGGGCTGGTGCGCGAATCGACCGGGCGCGACGTCGCCGACGAGCCGGGCGCGGGGGCGGCCGGCGGCGCCGGCTACGCCGCCTACCTGCTCGGCGGCACCTTCCGGCAGGGCATCGAGCTGGTGCTGGAGCTCGCGCGCATCGACGACCACCTCGCCGGCGCCGACCTGGTGATCACCGGCGAGGGCTCGCTCGACGAGCAGAGCCTGCACGGCAAGGCGCCCGTGGGCGTGGCCGACGCGGCCGCCCGGCACGGCGTCCCGGTCGTCGCGGTGGCCGGCCGGGTCACCGTCGACGACGACCGGCTGCGCGCGGCCGGGATCGAGCGGGCGTACGCCCTCACCGAGCTGACCGACGACCAGGAGGAGTCGATGACCAGGGCCGGCGCGCTGCTGGAGACACTGGCGCCACGCATCCTGGCCGACCGACCCGAGACCGAGACCCGAGAGCAGGACCGACGATGA